The following proteins are co-located in the Triticum aestivum cultivar Chinese Spring chromosome 1A, IWGSC CS RefSeq v2.1, whole genome shotgun sequence genome:
- the LOC123182703 gene encoding uncharacterized protein translates to MDPTEILNVRFHFGGEFISMGPNLQYVGGDDEMSEIERDKLSLQEVKGFLKDHMQLKESMKFYFQIPGKSMEDGLMFLNDDSKCVQMGEYTDVGGVADIYVEYHGEEDSEHSSSGSDFENDEMMEVVDADDEPDIVITAEHVMVPDDTGVITQVICSPVKPVHERRRQVDAEQVDAEQVEAEQVVGSSQLPVSQVLNPTQASSEEPIAEDSVSESDSDPEYEPHSEDSGENSEVFIIQCTVANLKVHQLL, encoded by the coding sequence ATGGATCCGACGGAGATACTGAACGTGAGATTCCATTTTGGTGGCGAGTTCATCAGTATGGGGCCAAATTTGCAATATGTTGGGGGGGATGATGAGATGTCAGAGATTGAGAGGGATAAGTTGTCACTGCAGGAGGTGAAAGGGTTTCTGAAAGATCATATGCAGTTGAAGGAATCAATGAAATTTTATTTTCAGATACCTGGGAAATCAATGGAAGATGGCTTGATGTTTCTGAATGATGACAGTAAATGTGTCCAGATGGGAGAGTACACTGATGTGGGAGGAGTAGCTGACATATATGTTGAGTATCATGGAGAGGAGGACAGTGAGCATAGTAGCAGTGGGAGTGATTTTGAAAATGATGAGATGATGGAGGTAgttgatgctgatgatgaaccTGACATTGTCATCACAGCAGAGCATGTTATGGTTCCTGATGATACTGGTGTGATCACTCAAGTAATTTGCAGTCCAGTTAAGCCAGTTCATGAAAGAAGAAGGCAAGTGGATGCAGAGCAAGTGGATGCAGAGCAAGTGGAAGCAGAGCAAGTGGTAGGAAGCTCCCAGCTTCCAGTTTCCCAGGTGTTAAATCCAACTCAAGCATCAAGTGAAGAACCAATTGCTGAAGATTCAGTTAGTGAGTCTGATTCAGACCCTGAATATGAGCCACACAGTGAGGACAGTGGGGAAAATTCAGAAGTGTTTATAATCCAGTGTACTGTTGCAAACCTGAAAGTGCACCAGCTTTTGTAA